Proteins from one Mercurialis annua linkage group LG7, ddMerAnnu1.2, whole genome shotgun sequence genomic window:
- the LOC126654790 gene encoding 4-coumarate--CoA ligase-like 1, which translates to MASLLIPYLSLNNFPISCQKHDSAISFKSHLIPTLLPCHISNMATPAPSSEHIFRSRFPAVPVPENVTIPEFVLQDAELYADKVAFVEAVTGKSYTYGEVANESRRFAKALRSIGLRKGEVVIVVLPNVAEYGIVVLGIMAAGGVVSGANPAGHESEIKKQVDAANAKLIVTNDAHYGKVKDLEVPVIVMGETSNTRAMNWTELLIAADRASDKIVHEPVYQTDLCALPFSSGTTGLSKGVMLSHRNLVANLCSTLFSVGPEMIGQVTTLGLIPFFHIYGITGICFATLRNKGKVVVMNRFELRTFLNALITQEVTFAPIVPPIILALVKNPIVDEFDLSKLKLRAIMTAAAPLAPELLIAFENKFPGVQVQEAYGLTEHSCITLSHGDPEKGHGIAKKNSVGFILPNLEVKFIDPDTGRSLPNNTNGEVCVRSKCVMLGYYNNKEETDRTIDKDGWLHTGDIGFIDDDGDVFIVDRIKELIKYKGFQVAPAELEAILLTHPSVEDAAVVPLPNEEAGEIPAAWVVINEESKESEEDIINFVANNVAHYKRIRVVQFVDNIPKSPSGKIMRRVIKEKMVEKMKAQISP; encoded by the exons ATGGCAAGCTTACTCATCCCTTACTTGTCTCTTAATAACTttccaatttcatgccaaaaaCATGATTCTGCCATTTCCTTTAAATCACACCTCATTCCTACCCTTTTACCTTGTCACATTTCCAACATGGCAACTCCTGCTCCCTCTTCAGAACATATTTTCCGAAGCCGGTTTCCGGCTGTTCCGGTACCCGAGAACGTGACAATTCCCGAATTTGTCCTCCAGGATGCTGAGTTGTATGCAGACAAGGTGGCATTTGTTGAGGCTGTGACAGGAAAATCTTATACTTATGGTGAGGTGGCTAATGAAAGTAGAAGATTTGCCAAGGCATTAAGGTCTATTGGGCTGCGGAAAGGTGAAGTAGTGATTGTTGTGCTGCCAAATGTGGCGGAATACGGGATTGTGGTGCTCGGAATTATGGCCGCAGGCGGGGTTGTTTCCGGTGCTAATCCTGCCGGACATGAATCTGAAATTAAGAAGCAGGTTGATGCTGCTAATGCTAAGCTGATTGTCACAAATGATGCTCACTATGGCAAG GTAAAAGATCTAGAGGTACCAGTAATCGTGATGGGCGAAACAAGCAACACAAGAGCCATGAATTGGACGGAGCTCCTCATCGCAGCCGATCGCGCAAGCGACAAAATCGTGCACGAGCCAGTATACCAAACCGACCTCTGCGCACTCCCATTCTCGTCAGGCACAACAGGATTATCAAAAGGCGTAATGCTGAGTCACAGAAACCTGGTAGCCAATCTCTGCTCAACTCTGTTCAGCGTCGGACCGGAAATGATCGGTCAGGTTACTACATTAGGCCTGATTCCGTTTTTTCACATCTACGGGATCACCGGAATATGTTTTGCTACGCTGAGGAATAAGGGGAAAGTGGTTGTGATGAATCGGTTTGAGCTCAGGACTTTTCTGAATGCTCTGATTACTCAGGAGGTCACATTTGCTCCGATTGTGCCGCCGATTATTTTGGCTCTGGTTAAGAATCCGATTGTCGATGAGTTTGATCTGAGTAAGCTTAAACTTAGGGCTATTATGACTGCGGCGGCGCCGCTTGCTCCGGAGCTGCTTATAGCTTTTGAAAATAAGTTTCCTGGCGTTCAGGTTCAGGAG GCTTATGGACTGACTGAGCATAGTTGCATAACACTGAGTCATGGCGATCCAGAGAAAGGACATGGCATTGCTAAGAAGAACTCAGTAGGATTCATCCTCCCCAATTTGGAAGTCAAGTTCATAGACCCAGACACAGGCCGATCTCTACCAAACAACACTAATGGTGAAGTTTGTGTTCGAAGCAAATGTGTTATGCTAG GTTACTATAACAATAAGGAAGAGACCGATAGGACTATTGACAAGGATGGATGGCTGCATACCGGCGACATTGGGTTCATCGACGATGATGGCGATGTTTTCATCGTTGATCGTATCAAAGAATTAATTAAGTACAAAGGCTTTCAA GTAGCTCCGGCCGAGTTAGAGGCTATCCTCCTTACTCATCCCTCAGTTGAAGATGCAGCTGTAGTGCC GCTACCAAATGAAGAAGCAGGGGAGATACCAGCAGCATGGGTAGTGATAaatgaagaatcaaaagaaAGTGAAGAAGATATCATCAACTTTGTGGCCAATAATGTTGCACATTACAAGAGAATAAGAGTGGTACAATTTGTGGACAATATACCAAAATCACCCTCGGGTAAAATTATGAGGAGGGTAATTAAGGAAAAGATGGTTGAGAAGATGAAAGCTcaaattagtccctaa
- the LOC126654796 gene encoding ranBP2-type zinc finger protein At1g67325, with product MSQVDNRNSSAAKRARTDGSRREDDWTCPSCGNVNFSFRTTCNMRNCTQPRPADHNSKSATKPMQLPHSYSSAAPYVGSGPPSSMYMGVPPYGSSLFNGSSIPPYDVPFNGGSAYHYNYNNRLSAGSPYRPLHISVPPPYAGGSMLGNGGIYGMPPLMDRYGLAMPMGGPPPMGPRPGFFQDDNSLKKGADATRDNDWTCPKCGNINFSFRTVCNMRKCNTPKPGSQAAKPEKSSKQKMPDGSWKCEKCNNINYPFRTKCNRQNCGAEKPDESKKSPSPVADENDQ from the exons ATGTCTCAG GTTGATAACAGAAATTCATCCGCTGCCAAACGTGCTAGAACTGACG GCAGTCGCAGGGAAGATGATTGGACATGTCCAAGTTGTGGCAATGTTAATTTTTCGTTCAGAACTACTTGCAACATGCGCAACTGTACACAGCCTCGGCCAGCTGATCATAACTCG AAATCAGCTACCAAGCCAATGCAACTTCCACACAGCTACTCATCCGCAGCTCCTTATGTAGGCTCCGGTCCACCTTCTTCAATGTATATGGGTGTGCCACCATATGGATCATCCCTTTTCAATGGATCTTCCATTCCTCCGTATGATGTTCCATTTAATGGGGGCTCAGCTTATCATTATAATTACAATAACCGACTTTCAGCAGGCAGCCCTTATAGGCCACTGCATATATCTGTACCTCCTCCTTATGCTGGTGGATCTATGTTGGGAAATG GTGGAATATATGGTATGCCTCCCTTGATGGACCGGTATGGATTGGCTATGCCGATGGGCGGTCCTCCTCCTATG GGGCCAAGGCCAGGGTTTTTCCAAGATGATAATTCTTTAAAAAAGGGTGCAG ATGCTACACGTGATAATGACTGGACATGCCCAAAATGCGGGAATATTAACTTCTCTTTCAGAACTGTTTGTAACATGAGAAAATGCAATACACCAAAACCAGGATCTCAG GCTGCTAAACCTGAGAAGAGTTCCA AACAAAAAATGCCCGATGGAAGCTGGAAATGTGAAAAGTGTAACAATATAAACTATCCATTCAGGACTAAGTGCAATCGACAGAATTGTGGGGCTGAGAAACCTGACGAGTCAAAGAAGTCCCCTTCACCGGTGGCTGATGAGAATGATCAG TGA
- the LOC126657278 gene encoding LOW QUALITY PROTEIN: 13S globulin basic chain-like (The sequence of the model RefSeq protein was modified relative to this genomic sequence to represent the inferred CDS: inserted 2 bases in 1 codon; substituted 1 base at 1 genomic stop codon) produces the protein TGFSSEFVRRAWDVDSKTVGSFVSTQSGKCIVKLPASFKMAESSKEHHNGMVYNCEEALLDVDIKNGGRVVVLNTXNXPLVAEVGLGADLVRLDGGAMCSPGFSRDSALQVTYIVRGSGRFQVVGVDGWRVLETTVKAGNLFIVPRFYVVSKICNPGGMDWFSIITTPNPIFTHLAGRTSVWKALSPEVLEASFGVSSEVEQLFQSKRTSYEIFFPPSNGVKE, from the exons ACCGGTTTTTCCTCAGAATTCGTACGCAGAGCTTGGGATGTTGATAGTAAAACAGTTGGCAGCTTTGTTAGCACCCAATCCGGCAAATGCATTGTCAAGCTTCCTGCATCATTCAAGATGGCGGAATCCTCAAAGGAACACCATAATGGAATGGTGTATAACTGCGAGGAAGCACTATTAGATGTTGATATTAAGAATGGTGGAAGAGTTGTGGTGTTGAACAC GAATTAGCCTTTAGTTGCAGAGGTCGGACTCGGTGCTGATCTTGTTAGGTTGGATGGTGGAGCTATGTGCTCTCCTGGATTTTCTCGTGACTCTGCTTTGCAGGTTACTTACATTGTTAGAGGAAGTGGACGCTTTCAGGTTGTTGGCGTCGATGGATGGAGAGTGTTGGAAACTACTGTGAAGGCCggtaatttgtttattgttCCGAGGTTTTATGTTGTTTCAAAGATTTGTAATCCTGGTGGTATGGATTGGTTCTCTATTATCACCACCCCAAA CCCAATTTTCACCCATTTGGCCGGAAGGACTTCCGTGTGGAAGGCATTGTCACCAGAGGTGCTCGAGGCGTCATTCGGTGTGTCTTCTGAAGTAGAGCAGCTTTTCCAATCGAAGAGAACCTCTTATGAGATTTTCTTCCCACCATCAAACGGAGTAAAGGAATAA
- the LOC126654794 gene encoding squamosa promoter-binding-like protein 2 — MNSLSLMEWNSKSPIQWDWENLIMFNSTENPKKLQLAAEWEIDDEKGVDSASFYSSGTGSGTGGSNTGSGSLSKSASINSSNFTLEVTQTIPEDSNCKKVFTAKPTGACSSTVEGSVGSGEPLLGLKLGKRTYFEDVCAKTAAVSVAAGSSDSPVKKCKSGGLVMPGTRCQVEGCNLELSLAKDYHRKHRVCEAHSKCPKVVIAGLERRFCQQCSRFHGLSEFDEKKRSCRRRLSDHNARRRKPQPESIRLNPARLPSSLYDERQQISLGWNGVPLVHSRPNANFSWEGTSCPKFTITKEYAPKPAKIGGIDGQLHLPVNEPTAIPTHLHDSKSLLPSKAKVLGVEALNPGSEESMISPNVDATQDLHSALSLLSMNSWGSKSISHQQPPQMSHHTAMPHSMLHTVPQSLPLASSDYWRTEQQITDSRVKNLASQDDGSGYFQEFQLLRGPFDNDFYSDQLN, encoded by the exons ATGAATTCTTTATCACTGATGGAGTGGAATTCAAAATCCCCAATTCAGTGGGACTGGGAAAacctaattatgtttaattcaactgaaaatccaaagaaattgcaATTAGCGGCGGAATGGGAGATTGACGACGAGAAAGGGGTTGATTCCGCCTCTTTTTATTCCTCCGGCACCGGAAGTGGTACCGGCGGTAGTAATACTGGCTCCGGTTCTTTGTCAAAGTCAGCTTCTATAAATTCTTCCAATTTTACATTAGAGGTAACTCAGACTATTCCAGAAGATTCCAATTGTAAAAAAGTATTTACTGCCAAGCCAACTGGTGCTTGTTCTAGTACTGTTGAGGGTTCTGTTGGCTCCGGTGAGCCGCTGCTCGGTTTGAAGCTTGGGAAACGGACTTATTTTGAAGATGTTTGTGCTAAGACTGCTGCAGTTTCTGTGGCTGCTGGATCTTCTGATTCTCCTGTGAAGAAATGCAAGTCGGGCGGTCTGGTTATGCCTGGAACGAGGTGTCAAGTCGAAGGATGTAACCTTGAGCTTTCGTTGGCTAAAGATTATCATCGTAAACATCGAGTTTGTGAAGCTCATTCGAAGTGCCCTAAAGTGGTTATAGCTGGTCTAGAACGCAGGTTTTGCCAGCAGTGTAGTAG GTTCCATGGTCTGTCGGAGTTTGATGAAAAGAAGCGAAGCTGCCGTAGGCGTCTTTCTGATCATAATGCAAGGCGTCGTAAACCACAGCCTGAGTCGATCCGGTTGAATCCTGCAAGGCTTCCTTCATCATTATATG ATGAGAGGCAGCAGATCAGTCTCGGCTGGAACGGGGTCCCACTTGTCCATAGCCGGCCTAATGCAAATTTTTCATGGGAAGGCACATCCTGCCCCAAGTTCACTATAACAAAAGAATATGCACCGAAACCTGCAAAAATAGGAGGTATTGATGGACAATTGCATTTGCCTGTCAATGAGCCAACTGCCATTCCTACCCATCTTCATGATTCTAAGAGCTTGTTGCCGTCCAAAGCTAAGGTCCTCGGAGTTGAGGCTCTCAACCCAG GTTCAGAAGAATCAATGATCTCACCGAATGTTGATGCAACACAGGATCTTCACAGTGCTCTCTCTCTTCTGTCAATGAATTCTTGGGGTTCAAAATCCATTTCACATCAGCAGCCTCCACAAATGAGTCATCATACAGCCATGCCTCACTCTATGCTGCACACTGTGCCCCAAAGCTTGCCGCTTGCCTCGTCGGATTACTGGAGAACTGAACAGCAGATTACCGACTCCAGAGTGAAGAACTTGGCTTCACAAGACGATGGCAGCGGTTACTTTCAAGAGTTCCAGCTGTTACGAGGCCCATTCGATAATGATTTCTACTCCGATCAACTGAACTGA
- the LOC130014731 gene encoding ranBP2-type zinc finger protein At1g67325-like: MGMPPYGLSLFNGSSIPLYDVPFNGGSAYHYNYNNRLSAGSPYRPLHISVPPPYAGGSMLRNGGIYGMRMPLLMDRYGLAMPMGGPPPMGPRPGFFQDDNSLKKLHQYFLLVT, translated from the exons ATGGGTATGCCACCATATGGATTATCCCTTTTCAACGGGTCTTCCATTCCTCTGTATGATGTTCCGTTTAATGGGGGCTCAGCTTATCACTATAATTACAATAACCGACTTTCTGCAGGCAGCCCTTATAGGCCACTGCATATATCGGTACCTCCTCCTTATGCTGGTGGATCTATGTTGAGAAATG gtGGAATATATGGTATGCGTATGCCTCTCTTGATGGACCGGTATGGATTGGCTATGCCGATGGGCGGTCCTCCTCCTATG GGGCCAAGGCCAGGATTTTTCCAAGATGATAATTCTTTAAAAAAGCTGCACCAATATTTCCTTCTCGTAACATAG
- the LOC126654795 gene encoding pentatricopeptide repeat-containing protein At1g07740, mitochondrial-like yields MNIFKHKTIEIRQFINLTLYQHYKTLNSTKPRINNQNYPRRQRSHIPFVANLKEIEDPDKALSLFQEYHQTGYKHDYPSYSALIYKLARSRRFEAVDTVLAYLQDNNVRCKDTLFIALFQHYGKLHLVDKAVELFNRIKGFNCARTLQSFNALLNVLVDNDRLFDAKDLFDRSSKMGFRLNAVPFNILIKGWLEKGEWNEACKVFDEMLERKVEPSVVSYNSLIGYLCRNGELDKAKDLFKDMTKKGKRANAVTHALLMEGVCSVGEYKEAKKMLFDMEYNGCKPKNLNFGVLMNDLGKRGEIEEAKALLLEMKKRRFKPDVVIYNILINYLCREGKVAEAYKILFEMQIGGCEANAVTYRTLVDGFCHIGDFEGGLKVLNAMLVSRHFPRVETFNCFIAGLLRSGNIDGICFLLEEMGKRQVGPDYDSWEALVKYYCSGHEGSELVNEVLISVKQY; encoded by the coding sequence ATGAACATCTTCAAACATAAAACCATTGAAATCCGccaatttatcaatttaacgCTCTACCAACACTACAAAACTCTTAATTCAACCAAACCCAGAATAAACAACCAAAATTATCCAAGGCGGCAACGCAGTCACATACCATTCGTTGCCAATCTAAAAGAAATAGAAGACCCGGATAAAGCATTGTCTCTCTTTCAGGAATATCATCAAACGGGTTATAAGCATGACTACCCATCTTACTCTGCTCTCATTTACAAGCTTGCTCGTTCCCGTCGTTTTGAAGCCGTTGATACTGTTCTTGCTTATTTACAGGACAATAATGTTCGGTGCAAAGACACCCTTTTCATTGCATTGTTTCAGCATTATGGAAAACTTCACTTGGTTGATAAAGCCGTTGAGCTATTCAATAGAATTAAAGGTTTTAACTGTGCCCGTACACTTCAGTCCTTCAATGCGTTACTCAATGTTCTTGTTGATAATGATAGGTTGTTTGATGCAAAAGATTTATTTGATAGGTCCTCTAAAATGGGTTTTCGTTTGAATGCGGTGCCGTTTAATATATTGATCAAAGGATggcttgagaagggcgaatggAATGAAGCTTGTAAGGTGTTTGATGAAATGCTTGAGAGAAAAGTGGAGCCGAGTGTTGTGAGTTATAATAGTCTTATAGGGTATTTGTGTAGAAACGGTGAGTTAGATAAAGCTAAGGATTTGTTCAAGGACATGACTAAGAAAGGCAAGCGAGCCAATGCAGTAACTCATGCCTTGTTAATGGAGGGTGTTTGTTCTGTGGGTGAGTATAAAGAGGCTAAGAAAATGTTGTTTGATATGGAATATAATGGATGTAAGCCAAAAAATTTGAACTTTGGTGTTCTGATGAATGATCTCGGGAAGAGAGGTGAGATTGAAGAGGCGAAAGCTTTGCTTTTAGAAATGAAGAAAAGGCGGTTCAAGCCTGATGTTGTGatctataatatattaataaattatctatGCAGGGAAGGTAAGGTAGCAGAGGCTTATAAAATTCTGTTTGAAATGCAAATTGGAGGTTGTGAAGCGAATGCAGTGACTTACAGAACGTTGGTTGATGGGTTTTGCCATATTGGGGATTTTGAAGGAGGTTTGAAGGTTTTGAATGCTATGTTAGTTAGTAGACATTTTCCTCGCGTTGAAacgtttaattgttttattgcTGGTCTGTTGAGGTCTGGTAATATTGATGGTATTTGCTTTTTGTTGGAAGAAATGGGGAAGAGACAGGTTGGGCCGGATTATGATAGTTGGGAAGCTCTTGTTAAGTATTATTGTAGTGGGCATGAAGGAAGTGAACTTGTAAATGAAGTTCTAATCTCGGTTAAGCAATATTAG